In one Perca fluviatilis chromosome 7, GENO_Pfluv_1.0, whole genome shotgun sequence genomic region, the following are encoded:
- the LOC120561877 gene encoding zinc finger protein ZFAT-like isoform X1, which produces MDLCGRFIHGQIRQKFLYAGEMDGQKAAGSVFMCRLCNLFSPSRSQLLAHCSQLHPQQEPPDDIIIALQPLVGEPVETLTESPVKRKRGRPKGSTKKTRTDLTECMADSTLSQEDNVQREEEGIKEEGDRQCSSIQVKSNDGILGLECRDCHRSFSNRRQILKHICLREEQDDEDEEEENGRICGGAGVEASGSLDPGGTDPNQMQQNPARPGHVREKDVGSFRSPRTNRSRTSKEGGLATGNKKSVISVVLTEDKTLPGVSTMVPVEDNLAETESSAIQAQPPSAVFQSRSRQDLASGATACEGDPKTDQVPSSNPTSTTTTTTTKTAAAASRGFQEYSIKQDATNLLQSQLKIFACEFCNKIFKFRHSLVAHLRTHTQEKPFQCPHCDYASAIKANLNVHLRKHTGEKFSCQHCPFNCLSPGHLKVHIERVHLKVKQHCSFCEKKYSDVKNLLKHMEKRHNLKDPAVSQSYQQLRLKTRQGLRQLLYHCPTCNRRFKNQLERERHLLVHGPQRPFACLLCDHAATKMATLAAHVRKHLFLYVCCVCDGKFVSSQRLKSHLKESHPELDQGQAFTDCINNSYYLIQPGGGMWGDEERGDPANGMEEELRIEQEGEDERAREGGRRNGVGGEKWRDGEGEQLKVAASEDVEQEKEEEHAKPQGESAEEMQRKEGELENRSAQQDSQELLHQAISTETTTPSDGQDEATAGEKSQDSTAGACTPAAGDDTPESSHTPHSEDRTQENKHPADENTQTPSAPPGEDRQTPNSERGLEVLHPSAFQQVFSTLQKTRLNTESFQRLRKIYGDLECQYCGKLFWYKVHYNVHVRTHTKEHSHYCSKCSYSSITKSSLKRHQIQKHSGLLLPCSNLGCKYTTPDKYKLQAHLKTHQEQGKSVACPVCQNSYPEHRLKHHIKTSHPDTLPMQGKGLMVQRAEKCPYCDSYFLKNSSDFQRHIWAHQGLKPYVCSVCDYAGRSRSNLKTHMNRHNTERSHLCDLCGKKFKSKVTLKSHRLSHTDEGKRFKCSECDFTSVSKPSLLRHMEQHAEFKPFRCAHCHYSCNIAGPLKRHYNMKHPDQTYQNAGPGLPNPDALKQQGGMKCPECEFVYGTKWELNRHLKSKHSLKVVEGTWEVGETVEAQYVPVEDEEQLTEEPVAALQDNVNIQQITEFSSETHDAVTSMVAMAPGTVTVVQQLQVADEQEVGNCSNQLMVVNAEGALAGNQVMVVEDAHGLEALTVLTQGENTHHYIVYVQEHTVEIN; this is translated from the exons ATGGACTTGTGTGGCAGATTCATCCATGGGCAGATTCGACAGAAATTTCTTT ACGCTGGAGAAATGGATGGACAAAAAGCTG CTGGTTCTGTGTTCATGTGTCGGCTGTGCAACCTCTTCTCTCCCAGTCGCTCTCAGCTGCTGGCCCATTGCTCCCAGCTGCACCCCCAGCAGGAGCctcctgatgacatcatcattgCTCTGCAGCCTCTTGTAGGAGAACCTGTGGAGACGCTGACAG AGAGCCCAGTGAAGCGAAAACGAGGACGGCCGAAAGGCTCTACCAAGAAGACGCGCACAGATTTGACAGAGTGCATGGCCGACTCTACCCTTTCTCAGGAGGATAATGttcaaagagaagaagaaggcaTTAAGGAGGAGGGCGATAGACAATGTAGCTCAATACAAG TCAAAAGCAATGACGGCATATTGGGGCTGGAATGCAGAGACTGCCATCGCTCGTTCAGCAACAGACGACAGATCCTTAAACACATCTGCCTGAGAGAAGAGCAAGATGAcgaggatgaagaagaggagaatG GGAGAATCTGTGGTGGAGCAGGAGTTGAGGCTTCTGGAAGTTTGGATCCTGGGGGAACAGATCCAAACCAGATGCAACAAAACCCAGCAAGACCAGGACACGTGAGAGAAAAAG ACGTGGGCAGCTTCAGATCCCCGAGAACCAACCGAAGCCGCACCTCAAAAGAAGGAGGCCTAGCAACGGGAAACAAAAAGTCGGTCATCAGTGTTGTTCTGACAGAAGATAAAACACTTCCAG GTGTTTCTACAATGGTTCCAGTAGAGGACAATTTAGCAGAAACAGAGTCTTCAGCCATCCAAGCTCAACCTCCG TCTGCAGTCTTCCAGAGTCGGTCACGTCAAGACCTTGCAAGTGGAGCCACTGCCTGCGAGGGTGACCCTAAAACAGATCAGGTGCCGAG TTCGAACCCGAcctccacaacaacaacaacaacaacaaaaacagcagcagcagccagcagAGGCTTCCAGGAATATTCTATCAAGCAAGATGCTACCAA TTTACTTCAGAGCCAGTTGAAGATCTTTGCCTGTGAGTTCTGTAATAAGATCTTTAAATTCAGACACTCACTGGTCGCCCACCTCAGGACACACACCCAGGAGAAACCCTTCCAGTGTCCACACTGTGACTACGCATCAGCCATCAAAG CCAACCTGAATGTTCACCTGAGGAAGCACACAGGAGAGAAGTTCAGCTGTCAGCACTGTCCTTTCAACTGTCTCAGCCCAGGACACCTCAAG GTCCACATAGAGCGAGTCCATTTAAAGGTGAAGCAGCACTGCAGCTTCTGTGAGAAAAAATACTCCGATGTAAAGAACTTGCTTAAACACATGGAGAAACGACATAACCTGAAAGACCCTGCTGTCTCCCAGAGCTACCAACAGCTGAG GTTAAAGACTCGTCAGGGCCTCAGACAGCTCCTCTACCACTGTCCCACCTGTAACCGCCGCTTTAAGAACCAGCTGGAGCGGGAGCGCCACCTGTTGGTCCACGGGCCCCAGCGTCCCTTCGCCTGCCTCCTCTGTGACCATGCTGCAACCAAGATGGCCACCCTCGCTGCTCATGTCAGGAAGCACCTCTTCCTATacgtgtgctgtgtgtgtgacgggAAGTTTGTCAGCTCTCAGAGACTGAAGAGTCACTTGAAAGAGTCTCACCCCGAGCTGGACCAGGGGCAGGCCTTCACCGACTGCATCAACAACAGTTACTATCTGATACAGCCTGGAGGAGGCATGTGGGGGgatgaggagagaggagatCCAGCTAATGGGATGGAGGAAGAGCTAAGGATAGAGCAGGAGGGGGAAGATGAGAGGGCAAGAGAGGGGGGTAGAAGAAATGGTGTAGGAGGGGAGAAGTGGCGAGATGGGGAAGGGGAGCAGCTTAAAGTAGCAGCAAGCGAAGATGTGGagcaagagaaagaggaagaacacGCTAAACCTCAGGGTGAAAGTGCAGAAGAAATGCAGCGGAAAGAAGGAGAATTAGAAAACAGAAGTGCACAGCAAGATTCCCAAGAACTGCTCCATCAAGCTATTTCTACAGAAACCACAACTCCCTCGGACGGACAAGATGAAGCAACAGCTGGGGAGAAGTCCCAGGACAGCACGGCAGGCGCATGCACCCCAGCAGCTGGAGACGATACACCAGAGAGCAGTCACACCCCCCACTCGGAGGACAGGACTCAAGAAAATAAACACCCAGCTGAtgagaacacacagacaccttcAGCACCTCCAGGGGAAGATAGGCAAACTCCAAATTCAGAAAGG GGGTTGGAGGTTTTGCATCCGAGTGCGTTCCAGCAGGTGTTCTCAACTCTTCAGAAGACTCGGCTCAATACGGAGTCTTTCCAACGACTCAGGAAAATTTATGGAGACTTGGAATGTCAATACTGTG GTAAACTGTTCTGGTACAAAGTCCACTATAACGTCcatgtacgcacacacaccaagGAGCACTCGCATTACTGTTCAAAGTGTAGCTACTCGTCCATCACCAAAAGCTCTTTAAAGCGGCACCAGATCCAGAAGCACAGCGGCTTGCTACTGCCTTGTTCGAATCTCGGCTGTAAATACACCACACCTGACAAATACAAACTTCAGGCCCATTTGAAGACACACCAGGAACAG GGGAAGAGCGTGGCTTGTCCTGTCTGCCAGAACAGCTATCCAGAGCACAGACTAAAACACCACATCAAAACATCCCACCCTG ACACGCTACCTATGCAGGGTAAAGGACTGATGGTGCAGCGCGCAGAGAAGTGCCCCTACTGTGACTCCTATTTCTTGAAGAACAGCAGTGACTTTCAACGGCACATCTGGGCCCACCAAG GTTTGAAGCCATAtgtctgcagtgtgtgtgactATGCAGGCCGCAGTAGAAGCAACCTGAAGACTCACATGAACCGacacaacacagagagaagTCACCTCTGTGATCTGTGCGGTAAAAAGTTCAAATCTAAAGTCACACTCAAAAGCCACAGACTGAGCCACACCGATGAAG GGAAGCGGTTTAAATGTTCGGAGTGTGACTTCACCTCAGTCTCCAAACCTTCCTTGCTCAGACACATGGAGCAACACGCTGAGTTTAAG CCGTTTCGCTGTGCCCACTGCCACTACTCCTGCAACATCGCTGGTCCCCTGAAGCGACACTACAACATGAAACACCCAGATCAGACATATCAGAATGCCGGACCTGGACTGCCTAAccctgatgctctgaaacagcaAG GTGGTATGAAGTGTCCTGAATGTGAATTTGTTTATGGTACCAAGTGGGAGCTGAACCGCCACCTGAAGAGCAAACACAGCCTGAAAGTGGTGGAAGGCACCTGGGAG GTGGGGGAGACAGTAGAGGCCCAGTACGTGCCTGTGGAGGATGAAGAGCAGCTAACAGAAGAACCTGTAGCAGCCCTACAGGACAATG TTAATATCCAGCAGATTACTGAATTCAGTTCCGAGACTCACGACGCCGTCACCTCCATGGTCGCCATGGCTCCAGGCACTGTTACCGTCGTACAACAG TTGCAGGTGGCTGATGAGCAGGAAGTTGGTAACTGCAGCAACCAGCTGATGGTGGTGAATGCAGAGGGGGCTCTAGCCGGTAACCAGGTGATGGTGGTGGAGGACGCTCACGGCCTGGAGGCTCTGACGGTCCTCACTCAGGGAGAAAACACTCACCACTATATTGTCTACGTCCAGGAACACACTGTAGAAATCAACTAG
- the LOC120561877 gene encoding zinc finger protein ZFAT-like isoform X4 yields the protein MDRRTASSGSVFMCRLCNLFSPSRSQLLAHCSQLHPQQEPPDDIIIALQPLVGEPVETLTESPVKRKRGRPKGSTKKTRTDLTECMADSTLSQEDNVQREEEGIKEEGDRQCSSIQVKSNDGILGLECRDCHRSFSNRRQILKHICLREEQDDEDEEEENGRICGGAGVEASGSLDPGGTDPNQMQQNPARPGHVREKDVGSFRSPRTNRSRTSKEGGLATGNKKSVISVVLTEDKTLPGVSTMVPVEDNLAETESSAIQAQPPSAVFQSRSRQDLASGATACEGDPKTDQVPSSNPTSTTTTTTTKTAAAASRGFQEYSIKQDATNLLQSQLKIFACEFCNKIFKFRHSLVAHLRTHTQEKPFQCPHCDYASAIKANLNVHLRKHTGEKFSCQHCPFNCLSPGHLKVHIERVHLKVKQHCSFCEKKYSDVKNLLKHMEKRHNLKDPAVSQSYQQLRLKTRQGLRQLLYHCPTCNRRFKNQLERERHLLVHGPQRPFACLLCDHAATKMATLAAHVRKHLFLYVCCVCDGKFVSSQRLKSHLKESHPELDQGQAFTDCINNSYYLIQPGGGMWGDEERGDPANGMEEELRIEQEGEDERAREGGRRNGVGGEKWRDGEGEQLKVAASEDVEQEKEEEHAKPQGESAEEMQRKEGELENRSAQQDSQELLHQAISTETTTPSDGQDEATAGEKSQDSTAGACTPAAGDDTPESSHTPHSEDRTQENKHPADENTQTPSAPPGEDRQTPNSERGLEVLHPSAFQQVFSTLQKTRLNTESFQRLRKIYGDLECQYCGKLFWYKVHYNVHVRTHTKEHSHYCSKCSYSSITKSSLKRHQIQKHSGLLLPCSNLGCKYTTPDKYKLQAHLKTHQEQGKSVACPVCQNSYPEHRLKHHIKTSHPDTLPMQGKGLMVQRAEKCPYCDSYFLKNSSDFQRHIWAHQGLKPYVCSVCDYAGRSRSNLKTHMNRHNTERSHLCDLCGKKFKSKVTLKSHRLSHTDEGKRFKCSECDFTSVSKPSLLRHMEQHAEFKPFRCAHCHYSCNIAGPLKRHYNMKHPDQTYQNAGPGLPNPDALKQQGGMKCPECEFVYGTKWELNRHLKSKHSLKVVEGTWEVGETVEAQYVPVEDEEQLTEEPVAALQDNVNIQQITEFSSETHDAVTSMVAMAPGTVTVVQQLQVADEQEVGNCSNQLMVVNAEGALAGNQVMVVEDAHGLEALTVLTQGENTHHYIVYVQEHTVEIN from the exons ATGGACCGAAGAACTGCCTCAT CTGGTTCTGTGTTCATGTGTCGGCTGTGCAACCTCTTCTCTCCCAGTCGCTCTCAGCTGCTGGCCCATTGCTCCCAGCTGCACCCCCAGCAGGAGCctcctgatgacatcatcattgCTCTGCAGCCTCTTGTAGGAGAACCTGTGGAGACGCTGACAG AGAGCCCAGTGAAGCGAAAACGAGGACGGCCGAAAGGCTCTACCAAGAAGACGCGCACAGATTTGACAGAGTGCATGGCCGACTCTACCCTTTCTCAGGAGGATAATGttcaaagagaagaagaaggcaTTAAGGAGGAGGGCGATAGACAATGTAGCTCAATACAAG TCAAAAGCAATGACGGCATATTGGGGCTGGAATGCAGAGACTGCCATCGCTCGTTCAGCAACAGACGACAGATCCTTAAACACATCTGCCTGAGAGAAGAGCAAGATGAcgaggatgaagaagaggagaatG GGAGAATCTGTGGTGGAGCAGGAGTTGAGGCTTCTGGAAGTTTGGATCCTGGGGGAACAGATCCAAACCAGATGCAACAAAACCCAGCAAGACCAGGACACGTGAGAGAAAAAG ACGTGGGCAGCTTCAGATCCCCGAGAACCAACCGAAGCCGCACCTCAAAAGAAGGAGGCCTAGCAACGGGAAACAAAAAGTCGGTCATCAGTGTTGTTCTGACAGAAGATAAAACACTTCCAG GTGTTTCTACAATGGTTCCAGTAGAGGACAATTTAGCAGAAACAGAGTCTTCAGCCATCCAAGCTCAACCTCCG TCTGCAGTCTTCCAGAGTCGGTCACGTCAAGACCTTGCAAGTGGAGCCACTGCCTGCGAGGGTGACCCTAAAACAGATCAGGTGCCGAG TTCGAACCCGAcctccacaacaacaacaacaacaacaaaaacagcagcagcagccagcagAGGCTTCCAGGAATATTCTATCAAGCAAGATGCTACCAA TTTACTTCAGAGCCAGTTGAAGATCTTTGCCTGTGAGTTCTGTAATAAGATCTTTAAATTCAGACACTCACTGGTCGCCCACCTCAGGACACACACCCAGGAGAAACCCTTCCAGTGTCCACACTGTGACTACGCATCAGCCATCAAAG CCAACCTGAATGTTCACCTGAGGAAGCACACAGGAGAGAAGTTCAGCTGTCAGCACTGTCCTTTCAACTGTCTCAGCCCAGGACACCTCAAG GTCCACATAGAGCGAGTCCATTTAAAGGTGAAGCAGCACTGCAGCTTCTGTGAGAAAAAATACTCCGATGTAAAGAACTTGCTTAAACACATGGAGAAACGACATAACCTGAAAGACCCTGCTGTCTCCCAGAGCTACCAACAGCTGAG GTTAAAGACTCGTCAGGGCCTCAGACAGCTCCTCTACCACTGTCCCACCTGTAACCGCCGCTTTAAGAACCAGCTGGAGCGGGAGCGCCACCTGTTGGTCCACGGGCCCCAGCGTCCCTTCGCCTGCCTCCTCTGTGACCATGCTGCAACCAAGATGGCCACCCTCGCTGCTCATGTCAGGAAGCACCTCTTCCTATacgtgtgctgtgtgtgtgacgggAAGTTTGTCAGCTCTCAGAGACTGAAGAGTCACTTGAAAGAGTCTCACCCCGAGCTGGACCAGGGGCAGGCCTTCACCGACTGCATCAACAACAGTTACTATCTGATACAGCCTGGAGGAGGCATGTGGGGGgatgaggagagaggagatCCAGCTAATGGGATGGAGGAAGAGCTAAGGATAGAGCAGGAGGGGGAAGATGAGAGGGCAAGAGAGGGGGGTAGAAGAAATGGTGTAGGAGGGGAGAAGTGGCGAGATGGGGAAGGGGAGCAGCTTAAAGTAGCAGCAAGCGAAGATGTGGagcaagagaaagaggaagaacacGCTAAACCTCAGGGTGAAAGTGCAGAAGAAATGCAGCGGAAAGAAGGAGAATTAGAAAACAGAAGTGCACAGCAAGATTCCCAAGAACTGCTCCATCAAGCTATTTCTACAGAAACCACAACTCCCTCGGACGGACAAGATGAAGCAACAGCTGGGGAGAAGTCCCAGGACAGCACGGCAGGCGCATGCACCCCAGCAGCTGGAGACGATACACCAGAGAGCAGTCACACCCCCCACTCGGAGGACAGGACTCAAGAAAATAAACACCCAGCTGAtgagaacacacagacaccttcAGCACCTCCAGGGGAAGATAGGCAAACTCCAAATTCAGAAAGG GGGTTGGAGGTTTTGCATCCGAGTGCGTTCCAGCAGGTGTTCTCAACTCTTCAGAAGACTCGGCTCAATACGGAGTCTTTCCAACGACTCAGGAAAATTTATGGAGACTTGGAATGTCAATACTGTG GTAAACTGTTCTGGTACAAAGTCCACTATAACGTCcatgtacgcacacacaccaagGAGCACTCGCATTACTGTTCAAAGTGTAGCTACTCGTCCATCACCAAAAGCTCTTTAAAGCGGCACCAGATCCAGAAGCACAGCGGCTTGCTACTGCCTTGTTCGAATCTCGGCTGTAAATACACCACACCTGACAAATACAAACTTCAGGCCCATTTGAAGACACACCAGGAACAG GGGAAGAGCGTGGCTTGTCCTGTCTGCCAGAACAGCTATCCAGAGCACAGACTAAAACACCACATCAAAACATCCCACCCTG ACACGCTACCTATGCAGGGTAAAGGACTGATGGTGCAGCGCGCAGAGAAGTGCCCCTACTGTGACTCCTATTTCTTGAAGAACAGCAGTGACTTTCAACGGCACATCTGGGCCCACCAAG GTTTGAAGCCATAtgtctgcagtgtgtgtgactATGCAGGCCGCAGTAGAAGCAACCTGAAGACTCACATGAACCGacacaacacagagagaagTCACCTCTGTGATCTGTGCGGTAAAAAGTTCAAATCTAAAGTCACACTCAAAAGCCACAGACTGAGCCACACCGATGAAG GGAAGCGGTTTAAATGTTCGGAGTGTGACTTCACCTCAGTCTCCAAACCTTCCTTGCTCAGACACATGGAGCAACACGCTGAGTTTAAG CCGTTTCGCTGTGCCCACTGCCACTACTCCTGCAACATCGCTGGTCCCCTGAAGCGACACTACAACATGAAACACCCAGATCAGACATATCAGAATGCCGGACCTGGACTGCCTAAccctgatgctctgaaacagcaAG GTGGTATGAAGTGTCCTGAATGTGAATTTGTTTATGGTACCAAGTGGGAGCTGAACCGCCACCTGAAGAGCAAACACAGCCTGAAAGTGGTGGAAGGCACCTGGGAG GTGGGGGAGACAGTAGAGGCCCAGTACGTGCCTGTGGAGGATGAAGAGCAGCTAACAGAAGAACCTGTAGCAGCCCTACAGGACAATG TTAATATCCAGCAGATTACTGAATTCAGTTCCGAGACTCACGACGCCGTCACCTCCATGGTCGCCATGGCTCCAGGCACTGTTACCGTCGTACAACAG TTGCAGGTGGCTGATGAGCAGGAAGTTGGTAACTGCAGCAACCAGCTGATGGTGGTGAATGCAGAGGGGGCTCTAGCCGGTAACCAGGTGATGGTGGTGGAGGACGCTCACGGCCTGGAGGCTCTGACGGTCCTCACTCAGGGAGAAAACACTCACCACTATATTGTCTACGTCCAGGAACACACTGTAGAAATCAACTAG